In a single window of the Planctomycetia bacterium genome:
- a CDS encoding type II secretion system protein, producing MYAPRVRRLAKRPAFTLIELLVVISIISLLVGIVLPALSAVRRHGTKMSCQTRMHEIARAIWAYSVSNDNRVPYIVSSLTNTSFGNISTMTDEETNPYDRERWPASLPNVLMPLYLGQDEKIFVCPAAIYGWPKASKSYRFTYRDAGANQPNGSFAAPGDYLRENFGFMDGRPMNELRVHFTGNPITDLQLRSRLRSSYVRDMIKYEAGKAIGPHNGGINLLNREFGVEFRDQKTVQTELAFGAAGVQF from the coding sequence ATGTACGCTCCTAGAGTTCGGCGATTGGCCAAACGACCAGCATTTACGCTCATTGAGTTGCTCGTCGTCATCTCCATCATCTCGCTGCTGGTCGGTATCGTGTTGCCCGCCCTCTCGGCGGTACGGCGTCATGGCACAAAGATGTCCTGCCAGACACGCATGCATGAAATCGCCCGTGCCATCTGGGCCTACAGCGTGTCAAACGACAACCGCGTGCCGTACATCGTCTCTTCGCTCACCAATACCTCCTTCGGCAACATCAGCACCATGACCGACGAAGAAACGAACCCCTACGACCGCGAGCGATGGCCGGCCTCGCTGCCCAATGTCCTCATGCCGCTTTACCTCGGCCAGGATGAAAAGATCTTCGTCTGTCCGGCGGCGATTTACGGCTGGCCCAAGGCGTCCAAGAGCTACAGATTTACCTATCGCGATGCCGGCGCCAATCAACCCAACGGCAGTTTCGCTGCGCCAGGCGACTATCTCCGCGAGAACTTCGGCTTCATGGACGGCCGACCGATGAACGAGCTTCGCGTTCACTTCACAGGCAATCCAATTACCGACCTGCAACTTCGCAGTCGACTCCGCAGCAGTTACGTTCGCGACATGATCAAGTATGAGGCCGGCAAGGCCATCGGCCCGCACAACGGGGGCATCAACCTGCTCAACCGCGAATTCGGCGTCGAGTTTCGCGACCAGAAGACCGTTCAGACGGAACTGGCCTTCGGCGCCGCAGGCGTCCAGTTCTAG